Sequence from the Prunus persica cultivar Lovell chromosome G5, Prunus_persica_NCBIv2, whole genome shotgun sequence genome:
ctacataaaaagattatgaaagaaaaaaacaaaaaactgctAGCAAAGAGTAAGTAAAAAATTGTAGCACCATCAACAGCAACAACTAggttttttcataaagttATAGCAACCATTACAAGTACCCATAACGCACATTCTATGCCACCTATGTTCACTAAAAAACACTGAGAAACAGAACATATTACAACATGCTTAAAACAAGTGATATTCTTGAAACAGAGCCTTAAGGGACCAAAACAACACAAGACAGATATGGCATCACAATTTAATACCCTCAGTCCACCAGCACCATTGGATAGAGAAAATGGCATATGCAGttaagttcttttttcttttttgaggaATTATCATCCAATAATTTGGCTTTCTCATTATAAGCCAAAATCAGTTTcctctattaaaaaaactacATCTTTAACAActcaagaaaaaccaaaattgatCCATATAATAGATCCAACGAATCCCACCAACGCAGCCTCCCATTTCATTTCTTCCCCCACTAATAACACTTACTTCATCATcttattttcacaaaatcgCTTTCCTAAGGGCATTGTCAACATGGGTCCTCCTGAAACTGAACACAAACTCTTTCCCTCTCACCCACCTAGACTAACTCCcaatcaaaattaatatacaaaCTATCATAAATTTATATGTTGCAGAACCAAAACTGAACCTAAAAGTTCGAATTATCTAAGCTTGCAATATCTGCATCCCTACATTATTACATACACGACTAATACTGACAAAATACGTATACAAATACAtaaggagagggagagagagagagagagactgactTTGCCAGAGCGTTTCAGGTGAGCAGCGTAGGCCTTGACGAACACATGAGGGGACACGTCTTTTACTGTTCTTGCCGTCTCCATTTTCAGATTATGTAAAGCTTTGCTTCTTCTGCTGCTTACTGCTGCGGCGGAGCTCACCTCCGAGTCTTCTGACTTGTGCGTATGAGAGGAGTGTAAGCGAGGTTTGGGATTAGGGTTTTATTTAGTTTGGGCTACGGAGCCTAAACCCGCAACTACATATTTACCCCTACCCccatttgttattttctctctcagttAGATTCATGGATTgggctttttcttcttcaagtttTCCACATTTGGGACCAACCAAAGCAGTTTTGGGCTCAGGCTTGcagatttattttctatatattGTGGCCCAAGCTCGAATGATAAAGATTAAGAATACTTTATTATGTTTTCGGTCTATGTGGAGGTGGGCTAAATTTTGCCACATCACCCATTTAGATTCACGTCATCAATTTTGACAGTTTTTTAGAATCACTTCTAAACGAGGCTGTAATGAAAATGATGATAGTCAATGTTGAACACAATACCTTGATCACGGGCTAAATTGCAATTTGACTATAGCTTTGAAGTCACTGCTAAAAATaagcctttttattttttattttttgttaaaataccCAAATTCTTGACTGACTAGGtctctcagttttttttttcaacatatATCGCATTGGAAAAACAGAGTCAAAAACTAAACACCACTCTAAGCTCAACATCTTCCAAGtatacacacatacacaagaacgataaacaacaaaaagagaaaaaaggtgAATTGGGTTCTGTCTTTGTAATCAAAAAGAGTCCTACTAGGATTCAATTACCacctatacatatatataagttaatTCAGCCTTGATTTACTTGAGTTGTTTTGCCAGCCATTTTCTTGATCATTTCTTCCAAGTGATGATCAAACGGTCCACGATATATATACATGGAAGCAGAACATGGACAAGAAGCAATGATGAGCTCAGGCCAGCTGCCAGTGGGATTTAGGTTTATGCCAACAGATAAGGAGTTGGTCACTCACTATCTAATGAACAAGGTGTTTGATAGGCCTGTGCCAGCTGCTGAGGCAATTCAGGACATTGACGCAACCCAATTCTACAGCACCCATCCGAAGAATCTAGGTAATAATTTTCTACcctgttatattatattatatcgatatgtatgtatgtatgtatgtcttTGTTTCAGGTAAACCCTAGCTAGCTGGGAGGAAGACGGTGAGTTGGTGATTATCTTGATCCTGAAGCTATAAGCCTATTTTAGGTCACACACATGCAATGacatataaaattacaaattttaagTGATTCTCGatgtaatattaatatattaattgcATTGCATATGCAGTGACATTCTcctgtggagagagagagtggttcTTCTTTATCCATGAAGACGACGAAAATTGCAGTCCAAGTGcccaaggaagaagaaatattCGAGTAGTTGGAAATGGGGTAGGGTTTTGGAAACCAAATGGATCAGAAAACCCTATCCACAATGAAGATGGCAATGTCTGTGCCTCCAAGATCTTTCTCACTTACTTTTCTGGAAGTCTCAggaaagcaaagaaaacaCATTGGAAAATGGTGGAATACCATTTGCACTCAGACTCTCACACGGAAGAAGAGTACCAAGGTGAAAAATTAACaccaagtaaaaaaataaaattattacttaaaattaacaaacaaacaaaaagaaagtgagAAATATTGAATCATTtggcataattaaaaaattaggttttactaatttaatctcattatattaaattatggTTTTTCAGCAATTAAGTTAACTAAAATTATTTTCagggttttaaatttttacgTTTTGAGTAGTCTTCATTTATATATCCAATATAGCTGCCAATGCCATCTAGTTTTTCATATTAACTCTATTAGTTTTGGACGCAGTGCAGAGAAGAGAATGGGTTTTGGGCCAACTGAAAAGAGGAAATGCTTACAATGGTCATTGAGGATTGAGGATTGGGGATTtgtggatttttttatttattttatttatttattatttcttaatcATTTATTGTTTAAATAATACAGGCAGCCAAAAGCAAAGTACTTGATCATTTATTCTTTAATTAAAGTATACAGATGTCTAatcttctatatatattttttagagCTGCAATAAGGCTGCAATAAGCATTTTATGACTGTAAATGAcgatatgtatttatatactaTTTATGCTTCATTGCTTCATGTGTTCAATGAAACGTTCCAAATTATTTGCAGAAGATCCTCCTCCACTGATGCTCTCTTCCGCCATTTGTTTGAGCTTTGTTGCATTTGCTTTTATACCTTCATCAGCAAgcaaaccatccaattttcttcTGATTTCATGCCTTGTAACAATCCCATAATCATCTGGGTTCAGGCACAAGCCAACTTTGTAACCATTACATATGCAACTGCGGTTGTAAAACTGATCAGCAAAATAAGGCCAACAGAGAAATGGAACCCCCATGCTTATGCCATCCATGGTTGAGTTCCAGCCACAATGGGTCAAGAAACAAGCAATAGCTGGGTGAGCCAGCACCTTTTCTTGAGGTGCCCAGTGAACCATCTTCCCATGGTTAGCCACTCTCTTTTCATACCCGTCTGGGAATTTGGCAGAAGAGCCATTGATGAGGTCTGATCGATTCACCCATAAGAACGGTCGACCAACAAGTTCAAGGCCTAATGCTAGTTCATCAATTTGGTGCTGGCTGAACATGGAGCTGCTGCCAAATGCAACATAAACAACTGATCCAACCGGTTGCCTGTTGAGCCAGCCCAAGCAAGTTGAGTCCTCTGGCCAAAAGTTCCCGGCAGGTTTTCCATTTGCAAGTAATGGACCAAGTGGAAACATGTTCGGGACTAAATCACCAACAGAGGGGTTGAGCTCCTGAAACCAGTTACACAGAAGCCAGTCACTTTTTTTCACATTCTGGTGAATGGCAAAGAAATGCTGGAACATGATCTTCTGTGTTGACTCGTTCCCGGGATAACTCCACACAATGTCAGCGCTAGTCACAGGGGGCAGGTCTGATGATAGTTGAACCTTATTCCTCTTCATTGTTGGAGTTCCTacaaaagttcaattttgtaaTCAGATAGATCATCAGTAGAaaagatataaatataaagatatGATATGTAGTTCAAACTAGACTAAGTATAAAGATCAACTAATTTGTATAGCTTTCATCAAAGACTTAGTTGCGTACCATTGGAGTCTATAACCCCAGCCTCAATAAGCCTTCGAATGTTGAGTGTCAAGGCCAAAACTCCTGGTGCAGATGGCCAGAAGAGTGCTGACTTAAGCTCCATCTTCTCCGCAATCTCCAAAGCCCAACCAAAAACTGCATCGGCTATGACACAGGTCACCTGATTACCCTCCAGGTTGGCCTTGTTTAACAAATTTTCCACATGACCAGGCATGACTTTGAACACACTCTCACCCAGCTTACATTCATCATTTCGCACATCTTCTTTGGGTAATCCATCAGGGACAGCGACAAGCCTGACCTGATCATACTGCTCACCATCCAATTCCGGATGTGCGGCCACCAGACTTGCATGTACAAACTCTGTTATCACAAGTGTGACCTTGATTCCACGACCAGCAAATAGGTATGCCAACTTTATGAATGGTGCAACATGTCCTTGTATAGGGTATGAAACAAGTAGCACATGGATAGAATTTTCTTGAACGTGTCTTTGTTCCATGTTCTTATTTGTCTTTCCTCACACTCTGTATGGTTTTGTCTCAGATAGAAGTAAAAATAAAGCACAagtaaaagagaagaagaagagactaTGAGCTCAAAATATGCAATCGCCCTTTATAAAGGGTAAATGGCATGCTTTCTCCACTGGTTTAGATATTTCAGTCATTCTTTTTAAGGAATATATATTAGTTTCTAAAGTAGCATTCAGCCATTTCTGGtgtttgttataaaaaaatccaacatCAGCTTTGCATGAAAGATTATAATATACTTGATAGTACTCATTCATCCTTGATGTAAGAAGTTTCTCTGCCAGATATTGTgaacaaaaaaactattttgaaGGCTGAAATTCATGGGAACAGTATGTCAAGTGAGGCCATAGACTGCCATAGTATTGAAAtctaataaaagagaaaactaaTTTTACAGTACAATGACATGACACAAAAGAAGAGAACACAAAACATTCAGCACATAAACATTCAGCACCTTCCAGATTGCTATAAGCACATTCAATAAtgggggaggaggaggaggaactTATCACTCTCAGCTGTAtgctttttataaataaataaataaaaaagcatcCCAAAATATAAGGATCAtgatttcaaatatattatgttcgATGAAATAGCCCAAAGTATGATGAAATTGCATCGAAAAAATGTGCACATTAACCTAACCAATAGATTGGTTTGATGAATGTGCAGCAACAATCATTCCCATTACAATGAAATATAATCCTCAAACAATTGTATCATAAAGTGCCAGTTAATTTGACATGGTAGGGCTATAAGCCTCTACATAGCCCATCTCTTTGAGTTCAAAAGGATCACTAGCATGACAAAACACCAAAAGACAGATGAACTGCAGACTAGGAAAGAATTAAAAACTTCAAAAGAATAGATATAAGAAGCACATTAGTTTGCCTTCATATTGGTCCATCAAACTTCAACAACAGTTTGCatctagaaaaacaaaatcataaccAGATAAAGAAAAACCGCTTAGTATTACATCTAAACTCTTTTGTCCAAGGAGTTTCAACTCTTTTGTGTGCCCGGACGAGGAGGTCCAAAGTAGTTGGTTACCAATCCCATAATAGCAAACCTGTTATTGAGACAAAAGACAGAAAAGGGAAGGCTTCAGAATAGAACAGATGACAAAATTTACAATCCCATCACATTCATTCAAGAAGAATGAAATAAACCCATAAATTATGGTGAATACAAGTAGCATTTGAGCGTAACAGACTCCCTATATTCAGCTAAAGCtgagatttttaattttgaatctcaTAGAAAAACAACAGTTCTTCAGAAACTATTGTTGTGTAGCTTTGATAAATTAATAGATTACACACAAAATACATGAGACATTTAAGAAAataagcaaaaagaaaaaggaaaaaaaagagtgaaaaCATAGATGAGAGAATTAGGAGAAAGAGTAGAACTGACATCATGGCCATGGAGATCTGTTTGATATCGTTTTCAAGGTTCTTCATGTTGACCAGTGATTGAGCACAGAATATGATGGCAAGCCACGAGCACAGCTTATACTGAAGCAAGCATATTCAATATTCTAAATTCAATCGAAAATCATtaaagagagtgagagaaggggggagagagagagagtacggACACGAAACATGACGCCGGCGATACCGAAGACGACGGCGATCAAACCGGAGTAATCCACTGGAAGATCTTGCGGCGCCACCGCTGACGGCACGTAGCGCTTTGCCGCCGATGGCTGACGCGGATCATTGGCCGTCGATGACATCTCTCCTCCTCTAATGATCGAATCTGCTCtggctttatttttttggtaccaGTTTTTGAGACGTTGGATGTGGAAAGATCTCAACGACAAAATTTGAGATATCAAGCAAGAGTcgaaatgaaattaaaatagaaaaagtcaATACTACCCTCAATGCTCTTTGTAATGTGGTAGGATAGAAGCGACATTCTCTTAATTCTTCGTAAATTAAAATGACCCATACGTCTACCAATTGGTGAAACTCTTGTTAACAATGTGGCTTTCTAGTTTGATTAGAATTAGAATTTGAATGATTTTTCCTTTATCTACAGGTGTAAATCTCAACTGAATTAAACCCACTTTAATTTTGGGCTTCAGTTCTTTAAACCATTTGTCAACATCAACACGCAAAAGCAGCGACCGTCTAAATATTTTGCATCAAAATACTCTTCTATATGCAAAAAGATAATGCAAAGACTGGAACAGACTCATCTTATGGACAATCTCAGAAAATGCGGCAGAGGAGCTTCTTCAGATTTATGGCCAATGACCGCCTTACAATCCGTGGCAGATGCaagatttatttttacttCGTAACCGTAGGGTCAATGTGTAaaagtttttatgttttttttttgacaaaaataactccaaaaattaaaaattgcaacactttcattcaaattaATGGTAAAACACAAACCCCCTTTCAGTACACATACTCGTGTGTTCTACGACTTTAATTGGCTCATGAATATGTTCCTCTTTTTGTATCTGttacttttaattttgaacCCAGTTTGGGTTTAACACACAAGTTTACTGACATGGAAAATCACGATGATCAAGGGAGCAACTacaatttatttcttgttgaTAAACCAAATGCTGCCAATCAAATTGACAAGTGATCAAAATTCGATTACTTGGCTGGGTTGTCAATTCAACTTAGCAACCAATATGGCCTTCATAGGCTAAAATGCATGTCAAAACTGCATGTCCAAGCTTGTTTAAGCacgaaaaaaaattgggttcCGCTTTGATTCTAATGATAGGCAAGGCGGCAGGCCAggcgtttaaaaaacaaaaaggaagccAACGCGCGCATCTGGGATTAAAGCAACGCAGAGACAGCAGCAACTGGTTGGGTCATTTCGTTGAGCATTTGGTGGGCACCTCAGGGTCCCCCATCAACGTCTCAAAGGGTCATCAGCGGAGATTCTCAGGGAGTTTTCCGGCATCCATGGGGTCATGCGACCCCATTTGTCCCTCTGTGGGTCCGCCCCTGCTTACAATACACACAGTTCCCTCCAGAGGCCTCTCAGAGGTTTCAACATTGTGCAATAACAAATGTGTAACACGTAACTACTAGAACAAGATGAAGAAACAGGACCCAGTATCAACTCGGCAAACAAGATACATTGCCTACagtaattttcaaaaatgatGCACAAAGGCACCCCTAAATTTTGAGGAGATTATTCTGAAATCTAAAAGTGCTACAACACATGAAGGACAAAGGAAACAAAACTTCtagtgaaagaaaaaagttcaGACCATATATGCAAATGGTTATGCAACAACAAGCTGGCTCACCCTCAAAACTAAAACGAAAGCAGAAACGTACGTATTATATACACTGCTTATCTAACATACTAATAAAGAGTTAACCACTGTACCAAACTTGGTTATCGAGTTCCAATCCCACTGATCAGATGTTAACCAGACATCATTTATTCTTTTGGCTCTGAAACTAGTGGCACACAAGAAGCATAATAAAGCAGGCAGCATATTATGGACTACCCTCTCTTTTATGCCTGCTGTAGAAGTCATGGTAAATCAAGTAGGGATACCAAGGGGAACCTAAAACAAATCGAAGAGGGATTCCAACATCACTAAAACCAGGCCACTTCATAAACCACCCAGAAGAATAAATCCCCATTGACTTTTGCACAACTGAACCGAAATCCAGATAAAATTTCTCTTACTTCTTTAAAAACTTAAACAAGTCACCACATAACTAATTAACTAACATTCTTTAGGGCCAACCTCTTAATTCTTGCTTTTACCCAAAAAGTATTCTTAATTTTAGCAATAAGATTGAAAATTTCAGAACTTAAGACCATAGAGAGTCCCTCTTCTCATAATTCTTAGTTGGTCCAAAATCAAGGTAAAACCTCAATCGATGAATTTCCCATGCTTAGGATTGCGAACAAGAACACATGATTACTTGAATTACAGAAGTGTGTACAATTTTGAGTAATGGGACTGCGCTTCTATCCTCCCCCTTTAGCTAAAAAATGATGGGGCATCGCAGTTCCTTTCTAGACTTTCACAGTATACATAGACCaccttatatttttcaaaattgacaTCAATGGTCCATAGCGCAAAGAACTAAAAGTCTCCGTTGCTTATGAAGGAGACAATCTAGAATTCATTCTTCTCCTATATTCCCATTTGTGAAACTGCTGTTCTGAAGCATGTCCCATTAGATAGGTTGAAAGATAATGAACCAGCCAATCAAAAGGAATGTGGAGGCAAATGGCCGAGAGAGGGAAAAAGAATCAATTAATGATCAAAGTGAAAGACATTGTACCCTGTCTGGCAGATTTCTAGGCACTGGAAGTGCAGTAACATATCTCTGGGGGCAGGTTTTTTGAGCATTTGTAAGAGCATCAGAGGATGGTGAGGCCTCAGCCGCATCACCTTGTGCTCGCCCGTGGAACTTAGCAAAACGATTGATGACAGAAAACTTCTCCAGATCCTGGCTTTCCACTCTCACGTCTAAGATTGAAGTTCTTTTGTCCAGTCTGCATCAGCAGAAGGAAGCATTACactagagaaagaaagaaaaagagagggaCCACATACATAACAACCACAGGATGCTGATAAATAGTAGGCATCTATTATGTAAAGTGATATATACAAAATTGTCAAAGCTATTAAGCAGAAACAGTGATATGAAGGAAATATTGAGGTCATGGAGGCTACCTCAACAAATCATTTTCTAGCTTCCTTGCTTTATCAACAAAGTCTTCTGCAACTTTTGAGAAGTATTGATGACCGATTTTCTCAGGTGTTTTAGGCTTCTCGGGCAAactataaatattttgaaagacTTTAAAGTTAGCATGCACTGAATAATGCAAAATCTGTAAACCATTAAGTCATTGCCTTATTgggaaaatttaaataatttccaGACAACTCTTACAGGTCAACACTGTCAGGAGGCAATGGAGTTTGAGAACCACTGCCAGAGCAGGAGATTGCACTGCAAGCATCGCCTAGTGCTAATCTGGACACAAAGTAAGCTACACTCTCATAGCATAAGCTAGCATCTGCAAAAAGAACTGCTGCAGAAGGAGGGCGAAGCAGTTGCTGCATAAGCTGTGTTGTCAAGACTAGCCTTCTTTTGGGCCTAAGCATTGGCAGTCTATCTTCAATTATTTCAGTTTCATCTTCGACCTGTCAACCCAATATGAAGCAATTAGAAATTAGAACTCTCCAAACAAGCTACAGAATATCAGAGCTTAATCGTGAGCTTAGTGGTTGAGCCAGAAGCGAACCTTCTCAACCAGTCGGTTTGTTGATTGAGCCCAGTCTGTTTCCGCTGCACTGCAAGTATTATAAACCTTCCATATGTTAAAAAATcatgaaagaaacaaaacaaaatatttctcTGCTTAAATTAAAGATAACTAAGAACCAAAAATGAAAGGAGCATCTATAGTAATTGAGCAAGTGTCAAGCAAACTACCTGATATTCAGAAGCCTTTGGGAAAGCTTCGTCAGCTCTTTATGCCAAGGTGAAAGTTCAGATGTAGCACTTTTGCGCTTCTTTGGTCTTGCAACAATTAAACTTTCATCAGTTACATCAGAACGCGCAGCAGGAGGGGAAGGTAATTGCTCACTGGGAATAGGTACAGGAACTGAACTCTGCGGGATGGTAACAAGCTTACTAGCATCAGAAGTGGCACTAGCTTGCTCCATTGATTCCCGAGTGTGCGTATCATCACCTGGCTTTCCAGTAACAGAATGTTTTTCCAGAGACTTCATAGTGGTCCTCAGTGTATCATGCATTGGAAATATTTGCCCATTTTTAAAGGTTCCATATTGATCAAACCAGGATGGCGCCATCTGGGGGCTAACATGAGACTGTTCACCTCTAAAAAACGATGCATTACTACTACTAGAGAAATTCTGAGAATCTTTCCGACTAAAAGTGAACGTATCCTGACAAGATGCATTTGAATTTCGAGTATCCCCAAGCTTGGATGAAAAGCTAAGCATGTTAGAATCTCCAGCGGGAACTGACATGTTATCAGCTGATGAATTCCTTTCCACATTATTATATCCATAAGATAATTGTGATCCTCCCTGGGCATCCACCTGCTGAGTCTCCACACCAGAATCTGGACCTTTCAATCTCTTCACACTCCGATCATTTCCATCAACCTCTGTACTTTTCATTGCCTGCACTTGGTCCAGCAAGGAATAACTTTGATGCAAGCTGTTATTTGGCCTTAAAGAGCGACCAAAAGCTTCAATGTCTCTCTGAGTAGCAACAGAGCTTGAAACAGATGcctcaaaaaaattatttgtaaagGATTCTTTTCCCTGTGACAAATTGATCTTTTGCGCACCCTGAATGTTCTCAGTTGATACTTGTTGCCCAGTACTTTGTTTGGGTGGTTGCTCTTTCACAGCAATGCTTTGCATGCTAGAAGAATATGCACCAAAGGCAGACATGCCATTCCCTCTTTCTCGGGTATCTTGCTCATTGAGCTTTGGTGATCCAGGGAAAGTTGTTACCACATTGTTATTTGTTTGAAGTTGGGATTTGAATAAATGTGAAGCAACATTGGAAGGTTCAGCACTTACTAAAGGTTGCTGAAATGGAACACTGGTCCATACGTTAGTCAAATCTTTAGAAAAAGCACCTTGATGGGGCATACCAGATGTAACACAAGGCTCAGAGACCGGCACCGCATCTGATTTCGGGATTTTTGGGGCAACAACTCTTGAATGGGATTGGTCAGCAATATTCAGATGGGATGCCTCTGCAGAGGCATGGTTATTCTGTGAAGTACTTCCAGGCATATCTGGCACTGGTGGCAGGGCAGATTGACTGGTTTGAGCCTTCTCACAAGAATCATCCATCTGTTTTGGTCGGAAAGCAAGCCTATCAAAAGGTATGTTAACAGACTGACTTGCCGTTACTTGTCCGCTAGAGCCAGCCATGTGCTGATTTTCAAGTTGACTTCttgaaagaggaaaaccaGAATTGAAAGAAGCAGAAAAATTTCCCTGAACATTGTATGGTGAAGCCTTATTCCCTATCTGTCCTGAGGAACCAGAGATATTATTTCTAAATTCTCCTTGAGATGCTTCACGAGAAGAAGGCAATGACTGGACAGATGCTGCTGAGCCCAACCATGTATGACCCTTTTCTCCTATCTCAGAATGGACAGGAGACGAACTGAAAACTGCTTGTGAGGAGATCTGAGAAGACGAGGCATGGTCTGCAAATGGAATCCGCTGAGATGGAGGAGCCAGCTGTAAACCAAAACCTTGAGAAACAGATGACTGATTTCGATGAAGGTGATCTACAGATCCATCAGAAGTTTCCACTTCGGGCATCTCAGATGATGTATTGTGATCAGAGGAGCTGAAGTGTGTAGCATTGCCACCCTCCCTTGGTTGGTCCACCTTGTGAAGAAGTTCGAGCATATGTTGACTGCAAGGAACTAAAAATATCAGATCCCATGTCCTCATGCAAGTCTGTATATGAATGGTagcaaatattaaattatgcAACTACCTTGATTGCGCAGCTTTGTTTGGGGGATTATTACCCGTGAATCTGTCAAAGGGAGTAGACGTACTGGGCACAAAACCTGGAAGCATACGTTTTGAAGGTTTCTCATCCAAACGTTTTGTGTCAGCCTGACAACCAGGTAAATACCCGAGCGGGTAGGAAATGTCAACTATACTTTACTTAAAGATATgatagaataaaaaataaaaacaataagaaaaacccaaaacaaaatattttagatgaattaagaaaatcaaaagtaAGAACTTTGTGCATCATTCTCAAATATAGCAAAACCTATCAATCACCTTCTCCATTTCCATAGAACTTCTATCCGTGTGACCAATAAATTTTGACTGCCCAAAACTCCCCTGGTCAGGACTTCTAAAGGCTCGAGGGACCTTCTGGGACATAGCCTGCGACTGTGTCACATGTTTTCTTCCATAAGAAGGCTCCACTTCAACATCCACATCTCCCATTGGATGATACTGAAACTTACGAGTTCCGGGGGGTCTAGGACCAGCAATACTAGACGACTTTTGTTTGCTTCCAGGAAACACACGGGAATCGCCAGCATCTGCGGCA
This genomic interval carries:
- the LOC18777358 gene encoding uncharacterized protein LOC18777358 isoform X1; this translates as MSLIHDLMAMSLTTPYTVIFRISFGGEHGSWSNTKLYWNKFLSPKNFCCKVVAGLSMPRNEVGDRVHNFFGQENLSQGQHHPQVDGNWPGLSNNLWVGSQRQIGAPVNSSLKNYNVQQSVADSERGHGSQSLHVPHGLDFIHSNQKPESGRVQSQNQQPTPNGYVHGHQMFQTRQNEANFLGVDAESDRQNLTSRGLSILESQTGSGPEHKKNLMRMETSESPVGFDFFGGQQQMTGPHPSMMQSLPRQQSGISDMQQLQRQVMLTQIQEFQRQQQLQQLERQQVLANQASSITRQAAGNHSPALINGVPINEASNNQWPPDLVAGNTNWLQRGASPVMQGASSGHVLSPEQAHTLRLMGFVPQQADQSLYGVPITSTSGSPGSYPHVQMDKSAMQQMSARNNSFPGSQYAAFSDQVSMQDGSLVSRQDFQGRSTFGPTAAEGLNSGFNLENLNQVNPQQRNEPMEEFQGRQQLVGLSEPSQEKAVIQVAPSQSVATLDPTEEKILFGSDDNLWEAFGRSTNVGMGGPNVLDGTDIFGGLPSVQSGTWSALMQSAVAETSSADIGLQEEWPLSFRNQEPPTGNQQPSSVGNTSKQQSGWASNNLHSSSDLNYRPFPHSADVHRPNTSSTFSSVQGFQQSGPKTLHERGEVFRNDSSQRFIQQNPEQGSKWLDRSPVQNLSAEGSHNYGNTSHSSGAEINANSISGSWNRQQSISSHSSDGQPFNMLNGWNFSESMSTDGGNNLKSHGNQVLSRSAPGGDRKRDVHEEMNHAAGTWKTDSNAELEQEKYPIGSPQRNREGSGTNNVAKSNSSTARANQESQKHLANNHDFWKTVDSVNSKGNEVLGKNQHHLDKNPLILESSGNHCLDKGAVEMHDMENLNRNDTFFSNAHHQASVGGLKESVAADAGDSRVFPGSKQKSSSIAGPRPPGTRKFQYHPMGDVDVEVEPSYGRKHVTQSQAMSQKVPRAFRSPDQGSFGQSKFIGHTDRSSMEMEKADTKRLDEKPSKRMLPGFVPSTSTPFDRFTGNNPPNKAAQSSQHMLELLHKVDQPREGGNATHFSSSDHNTSSEMPEVETSDGSVDHLHRNQSSVSQGFGLQLAPPSQRIPFADHASSSQISSQAVFSSSPVHSEIGEKGHTWLGSAASVQSLPSSREASQGEFRNNISGSSGQIGNKASPYNVQGNFSASFNSGFPLSRSQLENQHMAGSSGQVTASQSVNIPFDRLAFRPKQMDDSCEKAQTSQSALPPVPDMPGSTSQNNHASAEASHLNIADQSHSRVVAPKIPKSDAVPVSEPCVTSGMPHQGAFSKDLTNVWTSVPFQQPLVSAEPSNVASHLFKSQLQTNNNVVTTFPGSPKLNEQDTRERGNGMSAFGAYSSSMQSIAVKEQPPKQSTGQQVSTENIQGAQKINLSQGKESFTNNFFEASVSSSVATQRDIEAFGRSLRPNNSLHQSYSLLDQVQAMKSTEVDGNDRSVKRLKGPDSGVETQQVDAQGGSQLSYGYNNVERNSSADNMSVPAGDSNMLSFSSKLGDTRNSNASCQDTFTFSRKDSQNFSSSSNASFFRGEQSHVSPQMAPSWFDQYGTFKNGQIFPMHDTLRTTMKSLEKHSVTGKPGDDTHTRESMEQASATSDASKLVTIPQSSVPVPIPSEQLPSPPAARSDVTDESLIVARPKKRKSATSELSPWHKELTKLSQRLLNISAAETDWAQSTNRLVEKVEDETEIIEDRLPMLRPKRRLVLTTQLMQQLLRPPSAAVLFADASLCYESVAYFVSRLALGDACSAISCSGSGSQTPLPPDSVDLLPEKPKTPEKIGHQYFSKVAEDFVDKARKLENDLLRLDKRTSILDVRVESQDLEKFSVINRFAKFHGRAQGDAAEASPSSDALTNAQKTCPQRYVTALPVPRNLPDRVQCLSL